The Candidatus Binatia bacterium genome includes the window CACCAGAGACGCCGAAGAACTACTTGACCGCGGACTATAGTATCAAGTCGTGGTTGCTGACGGTCGATCACAAGCGCATCGCCGTACTTTACCTCGTTTCGATCACGGCGATGTTCCTGCTCGGCAGTGCCTTCGCCGCCGGAATACGCCTGGAGTTGCTGACACCCCGCGGCGATTTGTTCACGTCCGATACCTACAACAAACTCTTCACGATGCACGGCATCGTGATGGTGTTCTTCTTCCTCATACCGTCGATTCCAGCCGTCCTGGGGAACTTCCTGGTTCCCATCATGATCGGAGCTCGCGATCTCGCCTTTCCGAAGATCAACCTGCTGAGCTGGTATATCTACGTCATCGGCGCGACGTTCGCGATGTTCGCGATGATCACCGGTGGCGTCGACACCGGTTGGACCTTTTACACGCCTTACAGCAGTTGGGTTTCGCACACCAACGTGACCGCGACAGCCATCGGCATCTTCATCACGGGGTTTTCGTCGATTCTGACCGGCCTCAATTTCATCGTCACCATACACCGGATGCGGGCTCCCGGGCTCACCTGGTTCCGTATGCCGCTATTCATCTGGGCGCATTACGCCACGAGCCTGGTGATGGTCCTCGGCACGCCGGTCATCGCGATCACCGTCGCGCTCGTCGGACTCGAGCGGATCTTCCATCTCGGCATCTTCAACCCGCAGATGGGCGGCGACCCGATCCTTTTTCAGCACCTGTTCTGGTTCTATTCCCATCCGGCCGTGTACATCATGATCCTGCCCTCGATGGGCGTGATCAGCGAACTCATAACCTGCTTCTCGCGCAAGAGCATCTTCGGGTACAGCTTCGTCGCCATTTCCAGCCTGGCTATCGCCTTCCTCGGGTTCATCGTCTGGGGCCATCACATGT containing:
- a CDS encoding cbb3-type cytochrome c oxidase subunit I — translated: MDAPETPKNYLTADYSIKSWLLTVDHKRIAVLYLVSITAMFLLGSAFAAGIRLELLTPRGDLFTSDTYNKLFTMHGIVMVFFFLIPSIPAVLGNFLVPIMIGARDLAFPKINLLSWYIYVIGATFAMFAMITGGVDTGWTFYTPYSSWVSHTNVTATAIGIFITGFSSILTGLNFIVTIHRMRAPGLTWFRMPLFIWAHYATSLVMVLGTPVIAITVALVGLERIFHLGIFNPQMGGDPILFQHLFWFYSHPAVYIMILPSMGVISELITCFSRKSIFGYSFVAISSLAIAFLGFIVWGHHMFTTGQSVYTGMIFSILSFAVAIPSAVKTFNWTATLYRGSLSFEAPMVYALCYLGLFTIGGLTGLFLATLGTDVHVHDTYFVVAHFHYIMVGGAILGYLGGLHFWWPKITGKMYPDGIARTAAIIVFIGFNLTFFPQFVLGYMGMPRRYHFYVDEFQVLNVLSTAGAGILGVGYLLPMFYFVWSLIYGKKAPANPWGATGLEWTTPSPPPTDNFAQTPVVTEDAYSYENLPVPTRASAV